GACGCCCGCCTCGCGGGACTCGTCGAGGTCGCGGCGCCAGTTCTTCACCACGAAGTACTCGGCGATCATGATGCCCACGATCGGCGGGAACGCGACACCGAGCACGATGAGGAAGTTCGTGAAGTACCCCAGGATGCCGAACGCGGCGAGCACCGATCCGACCACGCCGATCGCGATCGTGACGACCGCGCGGTTCACGCGACGGCCGAACACCGTGTCGATGAAGTTCACGACGCCGAGCCCGGAGCTGTAGAGGTTCCAGTCGTTGATCTTGAAGGTGCCCAGCACGATCACCAGTACACCGACCCAGCCGACCGACGAGATGAGGATCGCCGAGACGTCGGCGGTCTTCACCGCGTGGGCGAGCAGCACACCGGAGAGCCCGACCAGGTATTCGCCGACCGTGATGCTCACGACGGTCTGCTTGACGACGTCGGCGGTGGAGCGGTTGTAGCGGGTCATGTCGGGCGAGATGAGCGCGCCCACGATGAAGCTGCCGGCGATGATCGATGCCCCGGCGAGCAGCGAGAGCGGCGGGCCGGGCGCCGGCTGCGTCACCAGCTCGCCGATGTCGTGCCGCTGCAGTTCGGTGATGACCGCCCAACCGACGAGGATCAGGAACAGTGGAACGGCGATGTTCGCGACCCACTGCATGCCGTGGAAGCCGAGACTCACGACCGCCGTGATGAGGAAGCCGAACAGCAGCCCCCAGGT
The sequence above is drawn from the Candidatus Microbacterium colombiense genome and encodes:
- a CDS encoding cytosine permease encodes the protein MATSSSNDDYSLSRVPASARVSWFAIATQRLGQLSALSSFVVAATLGFAMPFWDAMLAITIGAVILEVVCIFTGIIGQREGLNTSLLSRWTGFGHAGSALIGLAIGVSLIGWFGIQSAVSASGLHAIMPWLPEWTWGLLFGFLITAVVSLGFHGMQWVANIAVPLFLILVGWAVITELQRHDIGELVTQPAPGPPLSLLAGASIIAGSFIVGALISPDMTRYNRSTADVVKQTVVSITVGEYLVGLSGVLLAHAVKTADVSAILISSVGWVGVLVIVLGTFKINDWNLYSSGLGVVNFIDTVFGRRVNRAVVTIAIGVVGSVLAAFGILGYFTNFLIVLGVAFPPIVGIMIAEYFVVKNWRRDLDESREAGVLPARAPQWVPVSIGIWIVSAFVGYFVTWGLGSLNAVITAFVLYVVLGKLGWIRGYGSATTEQALAAPRTADRALS